From a region of the Molothrus ater isolate BHLD 08-10-18 breed brown headed cowbird chromosome 15, BPBGC_Mater_1.1, whole genome shotgun sequence genome:
- the SLC35A4 gene encoding probable UDP-sugar transporter protein SLC35A4, with protein MADDKDSLPKLKDLAFLKGQLESLQRRVEDEVQAGVGQDGSLLASPFLKGFLAGYLVAKLRFSAVLGFVAGTCTGIYAAQNYAVPNVEKTIRDYVNSLKKGRD; from the exons ATGGCGGACGATAAG GACTCGCTGCCTAAGCTGAAGGACCTCGCCTTCCTGAAGGGGCAGCTGGAGAGCCTTCAGCGCAGGGTGGAGGACGAGGTGCAGGCCGGCGTGGGGCAG GACGGATCGCTGCTGGCATCGCCCTTTCTCAAAGGTTTCCTGGCGGGATACCTGGTGGCCAAGCTCCGCTTCTCCGCCGTCCTGGGCTTCGTGGCTGGCACCTGCACCGGGATTTACGCCGCCCAGAACTATGCCGTGCCCAACGTTGAGAAGACGATTCGGGACTATGTGAATTCACTGAAAAAAGGTCGAGACTAG
- the CD14 gene encoding LOW QUALITY PROTEIN: monocyte differentiation antigen CD14 (The sequence of the model RefSeq protein was modified relative to this genomic sequence to represent the inferred CDS: inserted 1 base in 1 codon; deleted 1 base in 1 codon) — protein sequence MARTVFRLLTMSVAVLLLLLLGLGVQVAAQGRRNRCFFNRTQEFCVCYNLSEETAGSIIQCLPATVVEFWGGDLEKYTAFPIGDLXDSIIDTLGSLIIQKIIIGNVLVPEVLLARVLRFFSYTHVQELAFDSCIFQGTGDWSDMDGQDLPILSLSFHNVTSAPLTGHEPAFSSLGRWLGTLQELAVTGSRVTGLPCAIGRLLRALHSLDLAHNSLGDGSLAPAFCQGAFPQLQQLSLHHNNLSSYHGVCEGVGLLPQLQHLDLSHNELRADPSSSCQWPPSLQHFNLSNTGLDEVPAPLPPHLQVLDMSHNHLHAVDISLSSLRKLFLNQNLLQAVPSLRNYPMLDTLHLDNNSISELPRAEVKLLGRLQDVAVAGNPFSCSCSGAGGLQALAATGHLGQAWPGDYRCHSPEQYQGWQVAQVPVSVLHCDPAAVAAPLCVALALLAGAGAVWVARSRSCHRA from the exons ATGGCACGGACAG TTTTTAGGTTGCTCACCAtgagtgtggctgtgctgctgctcctgctgctggggctgggggtgcaggtggctgcacagggcaggaggaacaGATGTTTCTTCAACCGCACCCAGGAGTTCTGTGTGTGCTACAACCTGTCTGAGGAGACGGCTGGGAGCATCATCCAGTGCCTGCCAGCGACTGTGGTGGAGTTTTGGGGTGGAGATCTGGAGAAATACACAGCCTTCCCCATTGGAGACC GAGACTCCATCATTGACACTCTGGGCTCCCTTATCATCCAGAAAATCATTATTGGGAATGTCCTGGTGCCTGAGGTGCTCCTGGCCCGTGTGCTGAGATTCTTCTCCTACACCCACGTGCAGGAGCTGGCCTTTGACAGCTGCATTTTCCAGGGCACGGGTGACTGGAGTGACATGGACGGGCAGGACTTGCCCATCCTGTCCCTGAGCTTCCACAACGTGACCTCTGCTCCTCTGACA GGCCATGAGCCGGCCTTCTCCAGCCTGGGCAGGTGGCTGGGgaccctgcaggagctggctgtcACCGGCTCCCGTGTCACCGGCCTGCCCTGTGCCATCgggaggctgctcagagccctgcactCCCTGGACCTGGCACACAACAGCCTCGGGGATGGGAGCCTGGCCCCTGCCTTCTGCCAGGGAGCtttccctcagctccagcagctgagtCTGCACCACAACAACCTCAGCTCCTACCATGGTGTGTGTGAGGGCgtggggctgctgccacagctccagcacctggatcTCAGCCACAACGAGCTCAGGGCAGacccatcctcctcctgccagtGGCCACCATCCCTCCAGCACTTCAACCTGTCCAACACTGGCTTGGATGAAGTGCCAGCCCCGCTGCCTCCCCACCTCCAGGTGCTGGACATGAGCCACAACCACCTCCACGCTGTCGACATCTCCCTCAGCTCCTTGAGGAAACTCTTCCTGAACCAAAACCTGCTGCAGGCCGTGCCCTCCCTCAGGAATTACCCCATGCTGGACACCCTCCACCTGGACAACAACTCCAtttcagagctgcccagggctgaggtGAAGCTCCTGGGGCGCCTGCAGGACGTGGCTGTGGCTGGGAAccccttcagctgctcctgctccggGGCCGGGGGGCTGCAGGCGCTGGCAGCCACGGGGCACCTGGGCCAGGCCTGGCCTGGGGACTACAGGTGCCACTCCCCAGAGCAGTaccagggctggcaggtggcacaggtgcccGTGTCCGTGCTGCACTGTGACCCTGCCGCCGTGGCGGCCCCGCTCTGCgtggccctggccctgctggctggggctggggccgtGTGGGTGGCCAGGAGCAGGTCCTGCCACAGAGCCTGA
- the NDUFA2 gene encoding NADH dehydrogenase [ubiquinone] 1 alpha subcomplex subunit 2 isoform X1 produces the protein MAAAAVKSIGGRLGLGLRELRIHLCQRSPSSRGVREFIEQHYVTLKKANPDFPILIRECSGIQPKLWARYEFGKEKSIPLSNLSVDEVGKALESVVKGHA, from the exons ATGGCGGCGGCCGCTGTGAAGAGCATCGGGGGcaggctgggcctggggctgagggagctccGCATCCACCTGTGCCAGCGCTCCCCCAGCAGCCGCGGCGTCAG GGAATTCATCGAGCAGCACTACGTGACCCTGAAGAAGGCAAATCCCGACTTCCCCATCCTGATCCGCGAGTGCTCCGGTATCCAGCCCAAGCTCTGGGCTCGGTACG AgtttgggaaggagaagagcaTCCCACTGAGCAACCTGAGTGTGGATGAAGTGGGGAAGGCCCTGGAGAGCGTCGTGAAAGGCCATGCATGA
- the IK gene encoding protein Red: protein MPDRDNEPFSNPLAPEGHDVDDSHSFHQSKLTNEDFRKLLMTPRAAPTSAPPSKSRHHEMPREYNEDEDPAARRRKKKSYYAKLRQQEIERERELAEKYRDRAKERRDGVNKDYEETELISTTANYRAVGPTAEADKSAAEKRRQLIQESKFLGGDMEHTHLVKGLDFALLQKVRAEIASKEKEEEEMMEKPQKETKKDEDPENKIEFKTRLGRNIYRILFKNKTYERNELFLPGRMAYVVDLDDEYADTDIPTTLIRSKADCPTMEAQTTLTTNDIVISKLTQILSYLRQGTRNKKLKKKDKGKLDEKKPPEADMNIFEDIGDYVPSTAKMPRDKERERYRERERDRDRERDRERERDRDRERERDRERDREREEEKKRHSYFEKPKADDEPTDIDKGPGSAKELIKSINEKFAGAAGWEGTEALKKPEDKKQLGDFFGMSNSYAECYPATMDDMAVDSDEEVDYSKMDQGNKKGPLGRWDFDTQEEYSEYMNNKEALPKAAFQYGIKMSEGRKTRRFKETNDKAELDRQWKKISAIIEKRKKLEADGVEVKRPKY, encoded by the exons ATGCCGGACCGCGACA ATGAGCCGTTCTCCAACCCCCTGGCCCCCGAGGGCCACGATGTGGACGACTCGCACTCCTTCCACCA GTCCAAGCTGACCAATGAAGACTTCAGGAAGCTTCTCATGACCCCGCGGGCTGCGCCAACATCTGCGCCACCCTCCAAATCTCGCCACCATGA GATGCCCCGGGAGTACAACGAGGATGAAGATCCAGCTGCTcgcaggaggaagaagaaaag TTACTACGCCAAGCTGCGGCAGCAGGAGATCGAGCGCGAGAGGGAGCTGGCCGAGAAGTACCGGGACCGAGCCAAGGAGAGGAGGGATGGAGTGAACAAGGACTACGAGGAGACAGAGCTGATCAGCACCACGGCCAACTACAGGGCTGTGGGGCCCACGGCCGAGGC GGATAAATCTGCTGCAGAGAAGAGGAGACAGTTGATCCAGGAGTCCAAGTTCTTGGGTGGTGACATGGAGCACACTCActtggtgaagggtctggacTTTGCCCTGTTGCAGAAG GTACGAGCTGAGATTGCcagcaaggagaaggaagaggaggaaatgatGGAGAAGCCCCAGAAAGAAACTAA GAAAGATGAAGATCCTGAGAACAAAATTGAATTTAAGACCCGGCTGG GCCGCAACATTTACCGCATCCTGTTCAAGAACAAGACGTACGAGCGGAACGAGCTGTTCCTGCCGGGCAGGATGGCCTACGTGGTGGATCTGGATGATGAATACGCCGACACCGACATCCCCACCACGCTGATCCGCAGCAAGGCCGACTGCCCCACCATGGAG GCTCAGACCACGCTGACCACCAACGACATCGTCATCAGCAAGCTCACGCAGATCCTCTCCTATCTCAGACAAGGCACCCGCAACAAGAAGCTcaagaagaaagacaaag GGAAGCTGGATGAGAAGAAGCCTCCTGAAGCTGATATGAA CATCTTTGAAGACATTGGGGATTATGTTCCCTCCACTGCCAAGATGCCACGGGACAAGGAACGGGAGAGGTACCGGGAGAGAGagcgggaccgggaccgggagcGAGACCGGGAGCGAGagcgggaccgggaccgggagcgcgagagggacagggagagggaccGCGAGCgtgaggaggagaagaagaggcACAGCTACTTTGAGAAGCCCAAGGCTGATGATGAG CCCACAGACATTGACAAAG GACCTGGCTCAGCCAAGGAGCTCATCAAGTCCATCAATGAGAAgtttgctggagctgctggctgggagggaacaGAGG CTTTGAAGAAGCCAGAAGACAAGAAGCAGCTGGGAGACTTCTTTGGCATGTCCAACAGCTATGCTGAGTGCTACCCTGCCAC AATGGATGATATGGCTGTGGACAGTGATGAGGAGGTGGACTACAGCAAAATGGATCAG GGTAACAAGAAGGGGCCTCTGGGCCGCTGGGACTTTGACACGCAGGAGGAGTACAGCGAGTACATGAACAACAAAGAGGCTCTGCCCAA GGCAGCCTTCCAGTACGGCATCAAGATGTCAGAGGGGCGCAAGACGCGCCGCTTCAAGGAGACCAACGACAAGGCGGAGCTGGACCGGCAGTGGAAGAAGATCAGCGCC ATCATcgagaaaaggaagaagttggAGGCTGATGG gGTTGAGGTGAAACGTCCCAAGTACTga
- the LOC118692271 gene encoding probable UDP-sugar transporter protein SLC35A4, giving the protein MGMFGNAAGSANRLLHRGLWALMLLLSVAIYGSHAPLLTLCKVDGAIPFSSTSVVVLVELTKLLLSVLSLLPGPREPLPAALSWRHAAPFALSALLYAANNNLVVHMQLFMDPSTFQVLSNLKIVSTALLYSLLLRRRLGLRRWLALLLLLAAGVTYSCGGLRGHGDPPGTRLHVTPVGLLLLSVYCLISGLSAVYTEAILKSQELPLGLQNMFLYFFGVLLNLMGSVWTGMEGGFLEGFSPWVLLVVLSQALNGLIMSVVMKHSSNITRLFIISCSILVNALLSVALFNLQLTLLFFVAVACIGLAVHLYYGVT; this is encoded by the coding sequence ATGGGGATGTTTGGGAACGCTGCTGGCTCTGCCAACAGGCTGCTCCACAGGGGGCTGTGGGcactgatgctgctgctctctgtggccaTCTACGGCTCCCACGCCCCCCTCCTGACCCTGTGCAAGGTGGACGGGGCCATCCCCTTCAGTTCCACGTCcgtggtggtgctggtggagctgaccaagctgctgctgtcggtgctgtccctgctgccgGGGCCGCGGGAGCCGCTGCCGGCGGCGCTGTCCTGGCGTCACGCCGCGCCCTTCGCCCTCTCCGCCCTGCTCTACGCTGCCAACAACAACCTGGTGGTGCACATGCAGCTCTTCATGGACCCCAGCACCTTCCAGGTGCTCAGTAACCTGAAGATCGTCAGCACGGCGCTGCTCTACAGCCTCCTGCTGCGGCGGCGCCTGGGCCTGCGCCGctggctggccctgctgctgctgctggctgccggTGTCACCTACAGCtgcggggggctgcggggacacggggaccccCCAGGGACGCGCCTGCACGTCACCCccgtggggctgctgctgctctctgtgtaCTGCCTCATCTCCGGCCTCTCTGCCGTCTACACCGAAGCCATCCTGAaaagccaggagctgcccctcggCCTCCAGAACATGTTCCTGTACTTCTTTGGGGTGCTGCTCAACCTGATGGGCTCCGTGTGGACTGGTATGGAGGGCGGGTTCCTGGAGGGCTTCTCCCCGTGGGTGCTGCTGGTCgtgctcagccaggctctgaATGGTCTCATCATGTCCGTGGTGATGAAGCACAGCAGCAACATCACCAGGCTCTTCAtcatctcctgctccatcctggtCAATGCTCTCCTCTCTGTTGCCCTCTTCAACCTGCAGCTCACTCTCCTCTTCTTCGTGGCCGTGGCGTGCATTGGCCTGGCTGTGCACCTGTACTATGGAGTCACATAG
- the WDR55 gene encoding WD repeat-containing protein 55: MAAAMEEEPQESPEPAAREPRVRDTPEDICLEATANAIALHPARPLLAAGDVDGDVYLYSYSCTEGENRQLWSSGHHLKSCRDAAFSQDGQKLFTVSKDKSIHILTAEEGRLETRFPKAHEAALNCVLPIDNHIFATGDDGGAVKVWDLRRGSAILEARQQEEYISAMAVDGNGKILLTASGDGTLGVYNVKRRRFELLSEPQNGDLTSVVLMKRGRKVACGSSEGTIYLFNWDGFGAASDRFALRAETIDCMVPITDSIVCVGSLDGVIRAVNVLPNRVLGCVGQHLGEPIEQLAVAADGKLLASSGHDQKVKFWDVSALGSMVVDDYRRKKKKGGPLRALSSKALGSGEDFFADLRDEAEPEAAAEGGDSGDSDSD; encoded by the exons ATGGCGGCCGCCATGGAGGAG gagccccaggagtCGCCGGAGCCGGCGGCGCGGGAGCCGCGGGTGCGGGACACCCCCGAGGACATCTGTCTGGAGGCCACGGCCAACGCCATCGCGCTGCACCCGGCGCGGCCGCTGCTGGCCGCGGGGGACGTGGACGGCGATGTGTACCT GTACTCGTATTCCTGCACCGAGGGGGAGAACCGGCAGCTCTGGTCCTCGGGACATCACCTCAAGTCGTGCCGGGACGCGGCGTTCTCCCAGGACGGGCAGA AGCTTTTCACTGTGTCCAAGGATAAGTCCATCCACATTCTGACAGCGGAGGAGGGACGGCTGGAAACGCGCTTCCCCAAGGCCCACGA agcagctctcaaCTGCGTGCTGCCCATCGACAACCACATCTTTGCCACGGGTGACGACGGCGGGGCAGTGAAGGTGTGGGACCTGCGCAGGGGCAGCGCCATCCTGGAGGCACGGCAGCAGGAGGAGTACATCAGCGCCATGGCTGTGGATGGCAACGGGAAGATCCTACTGACAGCCAG TGGCGATGGCACTCTGGGTGTCTATAACGTGAAGAGACGGCGCTTTGAGCTGCTCTCGGAGCCGCAGAACGGCGACCTGACCTCTGTGGTGCTGATGAAG AGGGGGAGGAAGGTGGCGTGTGGCTCCAGTGAAGGCACCATCTACCTCTTCAACTGGGACGGCTTCGGGGCCGCCAGCGACCGCTTTGCGCTCAGGGCAGAGACCATTGACTGCATGGTGCCCATCACGGACAGCATCGTGTGCGTGGGGTCCCTGGACGGAGTCATCAG GGCGGTGAACGTGCTGCCGAACCGCGTGCTGGGCTGCGTGGGGCAGCACCTGGGCGAGCCCATCGAGCAGCTGGCCGTGGCCGCGGACGGGAAGCTCCTGGCCAGCAGCGGCCACGACCAGAAGGTGAAGTTCTGGGACGTGTCGGCGCTCGGCTCCATGGTGGTCGATGATTACCGGCGGAAGAAGAAGAAGGGCGGGCCGCTGCGCGCCCTCAGCAGCAAGGCGCTGGGCAGCGGGGAGGATTTCTTCGCCGACCTGCGGGACGAGGCCGAGccggaggcggcggcggagggCGGTGACAGCGGCGACAGCGACAGCGACTGA
- the TMCO6 gene encoding transmembrane and coiled-coil domain-containing protein 6 isoform X1 has product MWGRRRARRGGHSAEELRVRRREREAALRRARRQEQLVSKRLLREDSAAQEGTQDGADVVPDPLSEDEVLELLRGVQRGSEDRRRWLSRLRWALQNEDTQQKFVRLDGSIRTLTGLFTSSLAELQLEAARCLHELSHSSVPAVAEACLPVTSYLLTYLSGHSLELTELCLYTLGNLVVESEAVRKQLLPQGIIPVLASCIQSPHEAVLEGVGYVLSQLLQAKEAPTDIIPLVLDSALPQHMLQLVCSGLKAATGAAVEFAWCLHYIICRHKDNELLLALGAVPALTSLLLDLAAQIPQEAPEGLELLVCPVLRCLSNLLAQTDCQGLDRRLLIALFLILQCFLQQHPFLIHECLWLLNNLTADDPSCCSALLSLDLLPALLQLLTCSQMGTVLVLTVLCNVAEKGQFQCQQLLQQPLLAQLLPLLTLPDPEAVGQCLELLHLLFLHCPEAAAEFTRQGGHQALEQHQSTPELQERAQALLDMVRQPPGALSACQATLAASS; this is encoded by the exons ATGTGGGGCCGGCGGCGGGCCCGGCGCGGCGGGCACAGCGCGGAGGAGCTGCGGGTGCGGCGGCGGGAGCGAGAGGCAG ctctccGCAGGGCCCGGCGGCAGGAGCAGCTGGTCAGCAAGCGGCTCCTGCGGGAGGACAGCGCCgcccaggaggggacacaggatgGAGCAGATGTCGTGCCAGACCCGCTCTCAGAGGATGAG gttctggagctgctcaggggtGTGCAGAGGGGTTCGGAGGACAGGAGGCGATGGCTCAGCCGCCTCCGCTGGGCTCTGCAGAATGAGGACACTCAGCAGAAGTTTGTCAG GTTGGACGGCAGCATCCGGACGCTCACGGGGCTCTTcaccagcagcctggctgagctgcagctggaggctgcGCGCTGTCTGCACGAGCTGTCCCActccagtgtccctgctgtggccgAGGCGTGCCTGCCTGTCACCTCCTACCTGCTCACCTACCTGTCGGGACACAGCCTGGAGCTCACG gagctgtgtttgtACACACTGGGGAACCTCGTAGTAGAAAGTGAGGCTgtgaggaagcagctgctgcctcagggcaTTATTCCAGTGCTGGCATCCTGCATCCAG TCCCCTCACGAGGCAGTGCTGGAAGGTGTGGGCTATGTCCTCTCACAGCTCCTCCAAGCCAAGGAAGCACCCACAGACATCATCCC gctggtCCTGGACTCTGCTCTCCCCCAGCACATGCTCCAGCTGGTCTGCTCTGGCCTCAAGGCTGCCACGGGAGCAGCTGTGGAGTTTGCCTGGTGTCTCCACTACATCATTTGTAG GCACAAGGACAATGAGCTGTTGCTGGCCCTGGGGGCCGTGCCTGCGCTCACCTCGCTCCTGCTCGACCTGGCTGCCCAAATCCCCCAGGAGGCTCCCGAGGGCCTGGAGCTG cTGGTGTGCCCCGTGCTGCGGTGTCTCAGTAACCTGCTGGCACAGACAGACTGCCAGGGCCTGGACAGACGGCTGCTCATCGCCCTGTTCCTCATCCTGCagtgcttcctgcagcagcacccctTCCTCATCCAcgagtgcctgtggctgctcaACAACCTCACAG CGGATgatccctcctgctgctccgCACTTCTGTCCCTGgacctgctgccagccctgctgcagctcctgacgTGTTCCCAGATGGGCACAGTGCTG GTCCTGACTGTGCTGTGCAACGTGGCAGAGAAGGGACAGttccagtgccagcagctgctccagcagcccctcctggcccagctcctgcccctgctcacacTGCCTGACCCTGAGGCCGtggggcagtgcctggagctgctgcacctcctcttcctgcactgcccagaG gctgctgctgagttCACCAGGCAAGGTGGGCACcaggccctggagcagcaccagagcactccagagctgcaggagcgggcacaggcactgctggacaTGGTcaggcagcccccaggagccCTCAGTGCCTGCCAGGCCACACTGGCTGCCTCCTCCTAG
- the TMCO6 gene encoding transmembrane and coiled-coil domain-containing protein 6 isoform X2, producing the protein MEQMSCQTRSQRMRLDGSIRTLTGLFTSSLAELQLEAARCLHELSHSSVPAVAEACLPVTSYLLTYLSGHSLELTELCLYTLGNLVVESEAVRKQLLPQGIIPVLASCIQSPHEAVLEGVGYVLSQLLQAKEAPTDIIPLVLDSALPQHMLQLVCSGLKAATGAAVEFAWCLHYIICRHKDNELLLALGAVPALTSLLLDLAAQIPQEAPEGLELLVCPVLRCLSNLLAQTDCQGLDRRLLIALFLILQCFLQQHPFLIHECLWLLNNLTADDPSCCSALLSLDLLPALLQLLTCSQMGTVLVLTVLCNVAEKGQFQCQQLLQQPLLAQLLPLLTLPDPEAVGQCLELLHLLFLHCPEAAAEFTRQGGHQALEQHQSTPELQERAQALLDMVRQPPGALSACQATLAASS; encoded by the exons atgGAGCAGATGTCGTGCCAGACCCGCTCTCAGAGGATGAG GTTGGACGGCAGCATCCGGACGCTCACGGGGCTCTTcaccagcagcctggctgagctgcagctggaggctgcGCGCTGTCTGCACGAGCTGTCCCActccagtgtccctgctgtggccgAGGCGTGCCTGCCTGTCACCTCCTACCTGCTCACCTACCTGTCGGGACACAGCCTGGAGCTCACG gagctgtgtttgtACACACTGGGGAACCTCGTAGTAGAAAGTGAGGCTgtgaggaagcagctgctgcctcagggcaTTATTCCAGTGCTGGCATCCTGCATCCAG TCCCCTCACGAGGCAGTGCTGGAAGGTGTGGGCTATGTCCTCTCACAGCTCCTCCAAGCCAAGGAAGCACCCACAGACATCATCCC gctggtCCTGGACTCTGCTCTCCCCCAGCACATGCTCCAGCTGGTCTGCTCTGGCCTCAAGGCTGCCACGGGAGCAGCTGTGGAGTTTGCCTGGTGTCTCCACTACATCATTTGTAG GCACAAGGACAATGAGCTGTTGCTGGCCCTGGGGGCCGTGCCTGCGCTCACCTCGCTCCTGCTCGACCTGGCTGCCCAAATCCCCCAGGAGGCTCCCGAGGGCCTGGAGCTG cTGGTGTGCCCCGTGCTGCGGTGTCTCAGTAACCTGCTGGCACAGACAGACTGCCAGGGCCTGGACAGACGGCTGCTCATCGCCCTGTTCCTCATCCTGCagtgcttcctgcagcagcacccctTCCTCATCCAcgagtgcctgtggctgctcaACAACCTCACAG CGGATgatccctcctgctgctccgCACTTCTGTCCCTGgacctgctgccagccctgctgcagctcctgacgTGTTCCCAGATGGGCACAGTGCTG GTCCTGACTGTGCTGTGCAACGTGGCAGAGAAGGGACAGttccagtgccagcagctgctccagcagcccctcctggcccagctcctgcccctgctcacacTGCCTGACCCTGAGGCCGtggggcagtgcctggagctgctgcacctcctcttcctgcactgcccagaG gctgctgctgagttCACCAGGCAAGGTGGGCACcaggccctggagcagcaccagagcactccagagctgcaggagcgggcacaggcactgctggacaTGGTcaggcagcccccaggagccCTCAGTGCCTGCCAGGCCACACTGGCTGCCTCCTCCTAG
- the NDUFA2 gene encoding NADH dehydrogenase [ubiquinone] 1 alpha subcomplex subunit 2 isoform X2: protein MAAAAVKSIGGRLGLGLRELRIHLCQRSPSSRGVREFIEQHYVTLKKANPDFPILIRECSGIQPKLWARVWEGEEHPTEQPECG from the exons ATGGCGGCGGCCGCTGTGAAGAGCATCGGGGGcaggctgggcctggggctgagggagctccGCATCCACCTGTGCCAGCGCTCCCCCAGCAGCCGCGGCGTCAG GGAATTCATCGAGCAGCACTACGTGACCCTGAAGAAGGCAAATCCCGACTTCCCCATCCTGATCCGCGAGTGCTCCGGTATCCAGCCCAAGCTCTGGGCTCG AgtttgggaaggagaagagcaTCCCACTGAGCAACCTGAGTGTGGATGA